One Deltaproteobacteria bacterium DNA window includes the following coding sequences:
- a CDS encoding 3-oxoacyl-ACP reductase FabG — protein sequence MSKRDKVALVTGGGNGIGKAVCQLMARQKIKVAVNDIDEQAAQYVVNEISQQGGIALSFQADIGFENEIRSMIDRVISRWGHVDYLVNNAGISEQLVPIIEQDTDKWQRLMDIHLKATYICSKEIAKTMLKIGFGRIINMSSIAGLNGFPMRTGYGTAKSAIIMLTKVLALEWASANINVNAVAPGYIQTEMVDNFIRQGKMNQKEICNRIPMKRLGTPEEIADIVLFLCSDTANYITGQTIVVDGGFTAYGYI from the coding sequence ATGTCAAAAAGGGATAAAGTTGCGCTTGTAACAGGAGGAGGGAACGGTATCGGGAAGGCTGTGTGTCAATTGATGGCACGGCAAAAGATCAAAGTCGCGGTGAATGATATTGATGAACAGGCAGCGCAATATGTGGTTAATGAGATAAGTCAGCAGGGTGGAATAGCGTTAAGCTTTCAGGCCGATATCGGTTTTGAGAATGAAATAAGATCCATGATAGATCGGGTCATCAGCCGATGGGGACATGTCGACTATCTTGTCAATAACGCCGGTATATCTGAGCAATTAGTTCCTATTATCGAACAAGATACTGATAAATGGCAGAGATTGATGGATATACACCTGAAGGCGACCTATATATGCAGCAAAGAAATTGCCAAGACTATGTTAAAGATCGGTTTTGGGAGAATTATCAATATGTCGTCTATTGCAGGGTTGAACGGCTTCCCTATGCGGACGGGCTACGGAACGGCAAAAAGTGCAATTATTATGCTGACAAAAGTCCTTGCATTAGAATGGGCTTCCGCCAACATTAATGTCAATGCCGTTGCGCCTGGCTATATTCAGACGGAAATGGTTGATAACTTCATTCGTCAGGGAAAAATGAATCAGAAGGAAATATGTAATAGGATACCTATGAAAAGGCTTGGAACTCCTGAAGAAATCGCCGATATCGTCTTATTTTTGTGCTCAGATACTGCAAACTACATTACCGGACAAACGATTGTTGTTGACGGTGGATTTACTGCATATGGTTATATTTGA
- a CDS encoding thiolase family protein, whose product MNSFKGKVAVVGIGEVPTGKFPDRPCLQNALEACRGAILDCGIEKDEIDTIIPTGTFFDRRYNTDMIFSKLVEELGLLNKAHNNFQVFAGGSSSSAMLKTACGLINSGLAEVILCVQSDKTGSAPVQEMINLFATFGIPDEWETPYGFFMAGTGSLFATRYMHETGATAEELASVVVSMRKWAALNPNAMLRRELTVDEVLDAKMVATPFTTKEGNVLADGGAAFIVTSADRAKDLKNPPVYPLGFGSRVCHYSISQDVDLTRLGFYEASHDAYQMAGVGPEDIDIAELYDGYPIFPLITLEGLGLCRRGEAGAFVYDGNTWPGGKLPMTTNGGMLGQGHTAAGGGVAVLVEAFRQLMGKAGERQVEDAKIAVESSLGGTFMDSHIVILGREVP is encoded by the coding sequence ATGAATTCATTTAAAGGCAAAGTTGCAGTTGTAGGAATAGGGGAGGTGCCGACTGGCAAGTTTCCGGATCGGCCTTGTTTGCAAAACGCCCTTGAGGCCTGTAGAGGAGCAATTCTTGATTGTGGGATCGAAAAAGATGAGATTGATACCATTATTCCCACGGGAACATTTTTCGATAGAAGATATAACACGGATATGATTTTCTCGAAACTGGTGGAGGAGTTGGGGTTGCTGAACAAGGCCCATAACAATTTTCAGGTCTTTGCGGGGGGATCGAGTAGTTCGGCGATGCTTAAGACAGCCTGTGGTTTGATAAATTCGGGTCTCGCTGAAGTCATTCTTTGTGTTCAATCTGATAAAACCGGTTCAGCTCCAGTCCAGGAGATGATCAACTTATTTGCAACGTTTGGAATCCCGGACGAATGGGAAACTCCATATGGATTCTTTATGGCAGGTACGGGAAGCCTCTTCGCTACCAGATATATGCATGAGACTGGCGCAACGGCTGAAGAGTTAGCCTCAGTTGTAGTTTCCATGAGAAAATGGGCGGCGCTGAATCCTAACGCAATGCTTCGAAGAGAACTGACTGTTGACGAAGTGCTCGATGCAAAAATGGTTGCCACACCCTTCACCACGAAGGAAGGTAATGTACTTGCCGATGGAGGCGCTGCATTTATCGTGACTTCTGCTGATAGGGCCAAAGACCTCAAGAACCCACCTGTATATCCTTTAGGTTTCGGTTCAAGAGTATGCCACTATTCCATTTCTCAGGATGTGGATCTTACAAGGCTCGGTTTTTATGAAGCTTCACATGACGCTTATCAAATGGCTGGGGTTGGTCCGGAAGATATTGACATAGCTGAGCTGTATGATGGATATCCAATTTTTCCGCTTATCACTTTGGAGGGATTAGGACTTTGTAGAAGGGGGGAAGCCGGTGCCTTTGTTTATGATGGGAATACGTGGCCCGGGGGAAAATTGCCGATGACGACGAACGGAGGCATGCTGGGTCAAGGACATACTGCTGCAGGGGGTGGGGTCGCCGTACTGGTGGAAGCCTTCAGGCAGCTTATGGGTAAGGCAGGTGAACGACAAGTAGAAGATGCAAAAATTGCCGTAGAATCGTCGCTCGGTGGGACGTTTATGGATTCACACATTGTCATTCTAGGGAGGGAAGTGCCATGA
- a CDS encoding SDR family oxidoreductase, whose translation MEGTDLECEVNMRLQDKISIITGGCGGIGRAIAVRFLQEGSTVVLADAVMSNDKREVQDILKRYDGKAEFFITDVSRSVEVSKMADGIYEKFGKIDILVNCAGIYEKKAILDMSDEDWDRTLRINLYGCFYCSRAVGNYMKSQKNGGVIINIASIGGQTAPSFGHSHYATSKAGMMGFTRAIALELGPYGIRTNNICPGVTVETQMGDEAAINVGDEYLKRVPLGRHAVPLDIADGALYLASDESSCVTGATLSINGGAFMF comes from the coding sequence GTGGAAGGAACAGATTTGGAATGTGAGGTGAATATGAGGCTGCAAGACAAGATTTCGATTATAACTGGGGGCTGTGGTGGGATAGGTAGGGCTATTGCGGTTCGTTTTCTGCAGGAGGGTTCGACAGTTGTTCTGGCAGATGCCGTTATGAGCAATGATAAAAGGGAAGTCCAAGATATCTTGAAGCGATATGACGGCAAGGCAGAGTTTTTTATCACTGATGTTTCAAGGTCCGTTGAAGTTAGTAAGATGGCCGATGGAATATATGAAAAATTTGGCAAAATCGATATTCTCGTAAACTGTGCAGGGATTTATGAAAAAAAGGCCATACTTGACATGAGTGATGAGGATTGGGATAGAACATTGAGAATCAACCTTTACGGTTGCTTTTATTGTTCTAGAGCGGTGGGCAATTACATGAAGTCACAGAAGAACGGTGGTGTAATCATCAATATAGCTTCGATCGGTGGCCAAACAGCACCGAGCTTTGGACATTCGCACTATGCTACAAGCAAGGCGGGAATGATGGGGTTCACCAGGGCGATCGCACTTGAATTAGGGCCGTATGGCATAAGAACGAACAATATATGCCCTGGAGTGACCGTTGAAACCCAAATGGGGGATGAGGCGGCGATCAATGTTGGCGATGAATACCTCAAAAGAGTCCCTCTTGGAAGACATGCGGTGCCCTTAGATATCGCTGACGGGGCTCTGTATCTGGCGTCTGATGAGTCAAGCTGTGTTACTGGAGCAACCCTCAGTATAAACGGAGGCGCATTTATGTTTTAA
- a CDS encoding ABC transporter ATP-binding protein, which translates to MNKLILNIEGLSKSFGKTKVIVDCKLSVRKGEFHSIIGPNGAGKSTLFNLITGIYKPTSGSIKFKGEEIARLRPFEINRKGLSRSFQITNIFREMSVFENIRCSLLWVLGEKYAFWKTVNSLKHVRDRAEQILEQIGMTERRNIIAGTLSYAEQRLLEIGITIGSGAEVILLDEPTAGLSRQETTEMIALIQKTMKGKTLVFVEHNMDVVFAISNHISVLVYGHIIATDEPRMIKENKRVQAAYLGSLEEANRD; encoded by the coding sequence GTGAATAAATTGATTCTGAATATAGAGGGACTGAGTAAGAGCTTCGGTAAGACAAAGGTCATCGTTGATTGTAAACTTTCCGTAAGGAAAGGGGAATTCCATTCCATAATCGGTCCTAATGGCGCTGGCAAGTCTACCCTCTTCAACCTCATTACCGGTATATACAAGCCGACATCTGGGAGTATCAAATTCAAAGGGGAGGAGATCGCCCGGCTCAGGCCATTTGAAATCAACAGGAAAGGGTTAAGCCGAAGTTTTCAGATCACAAACATTTTCAGAGAAATGAGCGTATTTGAGAATATTAGGTGTTCCCTATTGTGGGTACTTGGGGAGAAATACGCCTTTTGGAAGACCGTCAATTCACTGAAACATGTTCGAGATCGTGCCGAACAAATCCTTGAGCAGATCGGTATGACTGAGCGGAGGAACATTATCGCAGGTACCTTATCGTATGCAGAGCAGCGCCTTTTGGAAATTGGAATTACAATAGGTAGCGGCGCTGAGGTCATTCTTCTTGATGAGCCGACAGCAGGATTGAGTAGGCAGGAAACCACGGAAATGATCGCTTTAATACAAAAAACTATGAAGGGTAAAACCCTTGTTTTTGTCGAGCATAACATGGATGTTGTCTTCGCCATTTCAAATCATATTTCCGTATTGGTTTATGGCCATATTATCGCTACGGATGAACCGCGCATGATCAAGGAAAATAAGCGAGTTCAAGCGGCTTATCTTGGAAGTCTTGAAGAGGCGAATAGGGACTAA
- a CDS encoding Zn-ribbon domain-containing OB-fold protein, translating into MRDYKKPLPKPTPWSMPFWQGCKEKKLLVQRCRECEKYIFYPKLFCPFCLSQELSWVEARGKGKIYSFTVVYSYQPTEFSDDVPYIIGVIELDEGVRMMSNVVECDPEKVRCDMDVEVVFDQVTDDFTFPRFRPVGF; encoded by the coding sequence ATGAGAGATTATAAAAAGCCTCTACCTAAGCCAACGCCTTGGAGCATGCCATTTTGGCAAGGTTGCAAGGAAAAGAAACTTTTGGTCCAGAGATGTAGGGAGTGTGAGAAATATATTTTTTATCCCAAATTGTTTTGTCCTTTCTGCTTATCTCAAGAACTGAGTTGGGTAGAGGCCAGGGGCAAAGGAAAGATTTATTCATTTACTGTTGTGTACTCTTATCAACCAACAGAATTTTCTGATGACGTACCTTACATCATCGGTGTTATCGAGCTTGATGAAGGAGTTCGGATGATGAGTAATGTAGTGGAGTGCGATCCTGAAAAAGTTCGATGTGATATGGATGTAGAAGTTGTTTTTGATCAGGTAACTGACGATTTTACGTTCCCCAGATTTAGACCTGTAGGGTTCTAG
- a CDS encoding ABC transporter ATP-binding protein, which yields MLKVENLNSYYGKSHILFDVSFDIQTSEIVSLLGRNGVGKSTTLKTIIGEIDPAGSISFKGESIAGLKPYEIVHKGLGYVPENRDIFSNLTVEQNLMMGIKTGKKLSRWTMDDMFEVFPILEKRAGVCAGKLSGGEQQMLTLCRSLLGDPDLIMIDEPTEGLAPKVISLLARMLEEIKARGVSILLVEQKLAIALKISQRLLVMGHGNIVFEGTAEDFRANASVRKEWLEV from the coding sequence ATGCTGAAAGTAGAAAATCTGAATAGCTATTATGGAAAAAGCCATATCCTATTTGATGTCAGTTTTGATATTCAAACGAGCGAAATTGTCAGCCTCCTGGGCCGCAATGGGGTCGGCAAATCAACGACGCTCAAGACGATCATTGGTGAGATTGATCCCGCAGGCTCAATCTCCTTTAAAGGTGAATCAATAGCAGGACTCAAACCATACGAAATCGTACACAAAGGTCTCGGGTATGTTCCAGAAAATCGCGACATCTTTAGCAATCTTACTGTTGAGCAAAATTTAATGATGGGAATTAAAACTGGAAAAAAATTAAGCCGCTGGACAATGGATGACATGTTCGAGGTTTTTCCCATTCTGGAAAAACGCGCCGGTGTTTGTGCCGGAAAGCTATCGGGAGGAGAACAGCAGATGCTTACGTTATGTAGGTCCCTCTTGGGGGATCCCGATTTAATTATGATTGATGAGCCAACCGAAGGATTAGCTCCCAAAGTTATCAGTCTCCTGGCGAGGATGCTTGAAGAGATCAAGGCAAGGGGTGTATCGATTTTGCTTGTTGAGCAAAAACTGGCGATTGCTCTCAAGATATCACAACGTCTTTTGGTCATGGGCCACGGGAATATCGTGTTCGAAGGCACGGCTGAAGATTTTAGGGCAAATGCAAGTGTTCGCAAAGAATGGCTTGAAGTCTAA
- a CDS encoding long-chain fatty acid--CoA ligase, with protein sequence MMIFGDLIVRNARRFPDKEGVICEAQRLTWQQANGRVNKLVHALEELGISKGDRVAVLSGNCHEYWECYCACGKSGIILVPLNYRLAGRELLYILNNSGAIAIVMGPEYVETIRQIQRELDHLKYFITFGGADGEILGYEEFIQNQSSSECHTQIDESDLFWIMYTSGTTGRPKGVMITHKNVLTDALDDMYAYEMKKEDALLVTPPLYHAAGTAISYSAMYVGAKIVIMKKWDADHALELIEQEKITTSWWNAAMLTDLLNSPSLKKKDHSSIRSIMYAGSPMPVELLKRGFSVFGKVFWGLYGLTENTSSATCLPISEHFTEGPKEKIERLYSVGKELISLHVRVVDDQMEDVRPGQVGEIVIKGDTVMKGYWNNHEATMETIKEGWLCTGDLARTDEEGYIYIVDRKKDMIISGGENIYSKEVEDVINSHPAVLESAVIGVPDPKWVESVKAIVVLLPGQQLTSQELVEYCKANMASYKKPRFVEFVEALPRNPSGKVLKSELRTKFRDKHKKDV encoded by the coding sequence ATGATGATTTTCGGAGATTTGATTGTGCGTAACGCGCGTCGCTTTCCGGATAAGGAAGGAGTTATTTGCGAGGCCCAGAGATTAACATGGCAGCAGGCCAATGGGAGAGTTAATAAACTGGTTCATGCTCTTGAGGAATTAGGAATATCAAAGGGTGATAGAGTCGCGGTACTTTCTGGAAACTGTCATGAGTATTGGGAATGTTACTGTGCCTGCGGGAAGAGCGGCATCATATTGGTTCCGTTGAACTATCGATTGGCTGGTCGTGAGCTTCTCTACATCCTGAATAATTCAGGGGCAATTGCAATTGTTATGGGACCTGAGTACGTCGAAACGATACGCCAAATCCAGAGAGAATTAGATCACCTCAAGTATTTTATTACGTTTGGGGGTGCCGATGGCGAGATTTTGGGATATGAGGAATTCATTCAGAACCAATCATCTAGCGAGTGTCATACACAGATTGATGAAAGTGACCTTTTTTGGATCATGTATACGAGCGGTACCACCGGACGTCCGAAGGGTGTCATGATCACACATAAGAATGTTCTAACGGACGCGTTGGATGATATGTATGCGTATGAGATGAAAAAGGAAGATGCCCTGCTTGTGACACCTCCTCTCTATCATGCAGCCGGAACAGCTATTAGCTATAGTGCAATGTATGTTGGTGCCAAAATTGTGATTATGAAAAAGTGGGATGCAGATCATGCACTGGAGCTAATCGAGCAAGAGAAAATTACAACCTCATGGTGGAACGCGGCGATGCTGACGGATTTATTGAACTCACCCTCACTTAAGAAGAAGGATCATTCGTCCATTCGCAGCATTATGTATGCAGGATCTCCCATGCCAGTTGAGTTGCTGAAAAGGGGATTTTCGGTGTTTGGTAAGGTTTTTTGGGGCCTTTACGGTTTGACCGAGAATACGTCAAGTGCGACCTGTTTGCCAATCTCGGAACATTTCACAGAGGGGCCAAAAGAAAAGATAGAAAGGCTTTATTCGGTTGGGAAAGAGCTCATTTCACTGCATGTTCGGGTGGTAGATGATCAAATGGAGGACGTGAGACCTGGGCAAGTTGGGGAGATCGTAATAAAGGGGGATACGGTGATGAAGGGCTACTGGAACAATCATGAGGCTACGATGGAGACCATTAAAGAGGGGTGGTTGTGCACAGGGGATCTAGCCCGGACTGACGAGGAAGGCTATATATATATTGTCGATCGGAAAAAGGATATGATCATTAGCGGGGGTGAAAACATCTATTCAAAGGAGGTAGAGGATGTTATCAACTCCCATCCTGCAGTGTTAGAATCGGCGGTAATAGGTGTCCCGGACCCAAAATGGGTTGAATCTGTCAAGGCAATCGTAGTATTGCTTCCGGGCCAACAGCTGACAAGCCAAGAGCTCGTCGAATATTGCAAAGCAAATATGGCAAGCTACAAAAAACCAAGATTTGTCGAATTTGTCGAAGCCCTTCCTCGAAATCCAAGTGGAAAAGTACTCAAATCAGAGCTGCGGACGAAATTTAGAGACAAGCATAAGAAAGATGTTTAA
- a CDS encoding branched-chain amino acid ABC transporter permease, whose product MEFFIISLINGLLYGLLLFMLSSGLTLIFGMMGVLNFAHASFYMLGAYIAYQISVFIGFWPALIISPIAVGFSGAMVEKYGLRLVHKYGHMAELLFTFGLAYLIGELVSLVWGRLPVEYNIPESLDFSLFTIFTTSFHSYRGFMFSVSLLMFTGLYLFMKKTRVGMIVQAALVNPVMVGELGHNVSRIFMSVFSVGCAMAGLAGVISGNMFGTEPGMADRLGLIVFVVVIVGGLGSLVGALIASIIIGVIQNFAAGSEYALSDLFNSLGISCPNVGILGIKISQTAEALPFLFMVLILIFRPKGLMGTRET is encoded by the coding sequence ATGGAGTTTTTTATCATTTCATTGATTAATGGCCTTTTGTACGGTCTTCTTCTATTTATGCTGTCCAGCGGGTTGACTTTGATTTTTGGAATGATGGGGGTTCTCAACTTTGCCCATGCCAGTTTCTACATGCTGGGTGCATACATCGCCTACCAGATTAGTGTGTTCATAGGTTTCTGGCCTGCACTGATTATCTCACCGATTGCTGTCGGCTTTAGTGGCGCAATGGTGGAAAAATACGGACTGCGGCTCGTGCACAAATATGGCCATATGGCTGAACTCTTATTTACTTTCGGCCTAGCTTACCTAATCGGCGAGTTGGTAAGTTTGGTTTGGGGCAGATTGCCCGTTGAATATAATATTCCGGAATCATTGGATTTCTCATTGTTCACCATATTTACCACGAGCTTTCATTCCTATAGAGGGTTCATGTTCTCGGTTTCCTTACTTATGTTCACCGGTCTTTATCTATTTATGAAGAAGACCCGGGTTGGCATGATCGTTCAAGCTGCACTTGTCAATCCTGTTATGGTAGGAGAGTTAGGGCATAACGTCTCCCGAATTTTTATGAGTGTATTCTCAGTGGGTTGCGCCATGGCAGGATTAGCAGGAGTTATTAGTGGCAACATGTTTGGTACGGAGCCAGGAATGGCTGATCGCTTGGGTTTGATTGTCTTTGTTGTTGTGATTGTGGGCGGATTGGGATCGTTAGTCGGCGCGCTCATTGCCTCGATTATCATCGGAGTTATTCAGAACTTTGCTGCTGGAAGCGAATACGCCCTTTCGGATCTTTTTAACTCTCTGGGAATAAGCTGTCCAAACGTTGGGATTCTGGGGATCAAGATCTCACAGACTGCTGAGGCATTGCCCTTTTTATTTATGGTGCTTATCCTCATATTCAGGCCAAAGGGCCTAATGGGCACGCGTGAGACATGA
- a CDS encoding branched-chain amino acid ABC transporter substrate-binding protein, whose product MIKGKLSRAGIVTIILLSAMLIPLSTFAADTIKIAVIDPASGPFAAVGDQSNKQYQMIADHINEAGGVLGKKLEIVLFDNKNSPSESVFQLKRAIDQGISIICQGHSSGATAAMLDAVEKHNFRNPDKRVVFLCPDSTEPSLTNEKCNFWFFRWGPTADQKITALIKYLASDKSVKKVFLINMDYSHGHGISAASKKELKERRPDIEIVGDVFHPVGKIKDFAPYINKIKASSADAVVTGDWGTDLNMLIKASHNAGLKAKWITTYAGVIGAPSALQEAGEGTVQVTTWHINYNDGDNETTKFALKFKEKYGVDFYYQEINTMIKMLCSAIENTKSIRAIDIAYALEGMRVNTPTGELLMRADNHQAVMPQVISVFSKDVKYDVEDTGYGWKTLMIVPSEDVYLQTSCKMERPSK is encoded by the coding sequence ATGATAAAAGGAAAGCTAAGCAGGGCTGGAATAGTTACCATTATTCTTCTTTCCGCAATGTTAATTCCCCTTTCAACTTTCGCTGCAGACACTATTAAAATTGCAGTTATAGACCCAGCTTCAGGACCTTTTGCGGCTGTTGGCGATCAAAGTAATAAACAATATCAGATGATTGCTGATCATATCAATGAAGCAGGAGGTGTCTTAGGGAAAAAACTGGAAATCGTACTTTTTGACAATAAAAACAGTCCAAGTGAAAGTGTATTTCAACTCAAGCGCGCTATCGATCAAGGCATTTCCATCATTTGCCAAGGCCACAGTTCCGGTGCAACAGCCGCGATGCTGGATGCGGTTGAGAAGCATAATTTTCGGAACCCTGACAAAAGAGTTGTTTTTCTCTGTCCGGATTCTACAGAGCCATCACTTACGAATGAAAAATGCAATTTTTGGTTCTTTCGCTGGGGGCCGACCGCAGATCAAAAGATTACGGCGCTTATTAAATATCTGGCTTCAGATAAATCTGTAAAGAAAGTCTTTTTGATAAATATGGATTACTCGCATGGTCATGGAATTAGCGCGGCTTCCAAGAAGGAATTGAAAGAACGTCGACCAGACATTGAAATTGTTGGCGATGTATTCCATCCGGTGGGAAAAATAAAGGATTTTGCCCCCTACATAAACAAAATAAAAGCTTCAAGTGCAGATGCCGTTGTCACTGGTGATTGGGGAACCGACCTAAATATGTTAATTAAGGCCTCACACAATGCCGGGCTGAAAGCAAAATGGATAACAACTTATGCTGGGGTTATTGGCGCGCCATCTGCTCTTCAAGAAGCTGGCGAGGGTACTGTTCAGGTTACGACCTGGCACATAAATTATAATGACGGGGACAACGAAACTACCAAATTTGCACTCAAATTCAAAGAAAAATATGGAGTCGATTTTTACTATCAAGAGATTAACACAATGATAAAAATGCTCTGCAGCGCGATCGAAAATACGAAATCCATTAGGGCAATAGATATAGCCTATGCCTTGGAGGGCATGAGAGTAAATACACCAACCGGAGAACTTTTGATGAGAGCAGATAACCATCAAGCAGTTATGCCACAGGTCATATCGGTCTTTTCGAAGGATGTCAAATATGATGTAGAGGATACCGGATATGGTTGGAAGACCCTGATGATCGTACCTTCTGAAGACGTATATTTGCAAACAAGCTGCAAAATGGAACGACCTTCCAAATAA
- a CDS encoding branched-chain amino acid ABC transporter permease, with protein sequence MMDLFFKYKVWLIMAALMAVVPFYFRSDMSLSLINQMGIAIVFALSYNILLGECGLLSFGHAVFFGLGAFFTIHAMALGNAGQFSVPTPLLPLVGAFSGLILGTIVGLIATRRAGATFAMITMGINELIASSALMFSGFFGSETGISAMREAFFVFSFGSQVQVYYLIAIWVFICIVLMYAFTHTPLGRILNTVRDNPQRSEFIGYNPLRVRGLAMMASGFFAGLAGGLYAISWEVVSYEKVGIHESAFVLFMVFIGGSKYFFGPIFGAVLVTFLGYYLSAFTAAWLFYVGFLFLLMVLFAPTGIAGIFMIHKPLWQGKLLHRIIPAYTLSLLPCLLLILSGVALIEIIYRWSSTGYSDPIITISGITLDVSGFLTWGVPIFGLLAGGFLFMKSLAIVKRKWSQVSIEMESGE encoded by the coding sequence ATGATGGATTTGTTTTTCAAATATAAAGTCTGGCTCATTATGGCGGCATTGATGGCCGTGGTTCCCTTCTATTTTAGATCAGATATGTCGTTGTCTCTGATCAACCAGATGGGCATCGCTATTGTTTTTGCACTTTCTTACAATATTCTTCTTGGCGAATGCGGATTATTGTCATTTGGTCATGCCGTGTTCTTCGGTCTTGGTGCCTTTTTTACGATTCATGCCATGGCCCTCGGTAATGCCGGTCAATTTTCAGTTCCCACACCGCTACTCCCGCTGGTCGGCGCGTTCAGTGGTCTGATTTTGGGCACTATTGTCGGATTAATAGCAACGAGGCGGGCAGGAGCAACATTCGCAATGATTACCATGGGGATCAATGAACTTATCGCTTCAAGTGCCTTGATGTTCTCTGGTTTTTTTGGGAGCGAAACAGGGATATCCGCTATGCGAGAGGCATTTTTTGTTTTTTCATTCGGTTCCCAAGTCCAAGTCTATTATTTAATTGCTATCTGGGTATTTATCTGCATTGTTTTGATGTACGCGTTTACGCATACGCCTCTTGGGAGGATTTTGAATACCGTACGAGACAATCCTCAGCGCTCAGAATTTATCGGTTATAATCCATTAAGGGTTCGTGGTCTCGCTATGATGGCTTCTGGTTTTTTTGCCGGGCTGGCAGGGGGGCTTTACGCAATTAGCTGGGAAGTCGTGTCCTATGAAAAGGTTGGAATACATGAATCGGCTTTTGTGCTTTTTATGGTGTTCATCGGTGGTTCAAAATATTTCTTCGGACCGATATTTGGCGCAGTTCTTGTGACTTTTCTGGGCTATTATTTGAGCGCATTTACAGCGGCCTGGCTCTTTTATGTCGGATTCCTTTTTCTGCTGATGGTACTTTTCGCTCCAACGGGTATTGCAGGGATTTTCATGATTCACAAACCTCTCTGGCAGGGGAAGCTCTTGCACAGGATCATTCCGGCATATACTTTGTCGCTGTTGCCCTGTCTCTTATTGATCTTATCAGGTGTGGCCCTCATCGAGATAATCTACCGCTGGTCTTCAACAGGTTATTCCGACCCGATTATCACCATTTCTGGCATAACACTTGACGTGAGTGGATTTCTCACATGGGGTGTCCCCATTTTTGGTCTATTGGCTGGGGGATTTCTATTTATGAAGAGCCTAGCAATCGTTAAGAGAAAATGGAGTCAGGTTTCAATAGAAATGGAATCAGGTGAATAA